One genomic window of Methanosarcina acetivorans C2A includes the following:
- a CDS encoding methyl-accepting chemotaxis protein: MSSIATDLETTGQRNLSKNLVNDRGPEAKEVSSLIDNLPITVFRTSVDSSWAVRYISKNVDVLTGHTKMDFISQKISWSDIVYPEDAPLIEEIVQKAMKNRTAYQVEYRIKKTDGSTVFIQELAHLVNDDAGNLAYIDGVFLDVTPQILRREESQRAIVSSIPQPSLALYVDASGKIKYINDYFVKVCKFKKAEDAIGVSPTDLMESGDKKSLAEKVLESGEAVYNLERPLKLRALDKPLHTVTSSVPIKDDSGAIIGNLTIITDMTEMKEKEKEIAELLHYTNSCLKDLGEGIRRIGEGDLEVHLEKIKDDDFGKTFEEFNQLVANLKSVIEIILADMLTTLEEARQSEEAVSQMNTGMQQISTAAEQIATGSENLSRHAGTAATDVKASQDIFRKLSESSTKSSSYASQAGKTSEEAQELNNMALEGVEQFVAEIFKLGNIVHSLDDAVNNIGAVTGKIKSIADQTNLLALNAAIEAARAGEYGRGFAVVADEVRKLAADSRKSTDEINEIVTNVQKETKKVTEAINAADIQAKTGSKNIKQALNKSHEIAAAVATINSMLLELDKLADDGLNKIDNIEKSISEAASTAEENAASSEETSAAIEEQTAAMQQVSTSVQNVSELAQKTVDALIENFKVSGEQTNNQPSFGKPQHFDRKKSTRMY; this comes from the coding sequence ATGTCTTCAATTGCAACTGATTTAGAAACTACAGGTCAAAGGAACTTATCCAAAAATTTAGTTAATGATAGGGGTCCTGAAGCAAAAGAGGTAAGCTCACTTATAGATAACCTTCCCATTACTGTTTTCAGGACATCTGTCGATTCATCCTGGGCGGTCAGGTACATAAGTAAAAATGTAGATGTGTTAACAGGACATACCAAGATGGATTTCATTTCACAAAAAATATCCTGGTCTGATATTGTTTATCCGGAAGATGCTCCACTGATAGAGGAAATCGTGCAGAAAGCTATGAAAAATAGGACTGCCTACCAGGTCGAATACCGAATCAAAAAAACAGATGGCAGTACAGTGTTCATTCAGGAACTGGCTCATCTTGTGAACGATGATGCCGGAAACCTGGCTTATATTGACGGGGTATTTCTGGATGTAACTCCACAGATCCTGCGGAGGGAAGAATCCCAGAGGGCCATTGTTAGCAGCATCCCCCAGCCGTCTCTTGCACTTTACGTAGATGCTTCCGGAAAAATAAAGTATATTAACGATTATTTTGTGAAAGTTTGCAAGTTTAAGAAAGCAGAAGATGCAATAGGGGTCTCTCCTACCGATCTGATGGAGAGCGGTGATAAAAAATCCCTTGCTGAAAAAGTGCTGGAATCCGGAGAAGCTGTATACAACCTTGAACGTCCTCTTAAACTCCGGGCTCTGGATAAACCTCTGCACACCGTGACCTCTTCAGTCCCGATAAAAGACGATTCCGGAGCCATTATCGGAAATCTCACGATCATAACTGATATGACCGAGATGAAAGAGAAAGAAAAGGAAATTGCGGAACTTTTGCATTATACTAACAGCTGTCTGAAGGACCTTGGTGAGGGAATTAGAAGGATTGGTGAGGGGGACCTTGAAGTTCATCTGGAGAAGATCAAGGACGATGATTTCGGCAAAACCTTTGAGGAGTTCAATCAACTGGTCGCCAATCTGAAATCGGTTATTGAAATCATCCTGGCAGACATGCTCACGACCCTTGAAGAAGCCCGGCAGTCCGAAGAGGCTGTCAGCCAGATGAACACGGGTATGCAGCAGATTTCAACTGCAGCCGAGCAGATTGCAACCGGTTCGGAGAACCTCTCCAGGCATGCCGGCACGGCAGCAACTGATGTAAAGGCTTCTCAGGATATTTTCAGAAAGCTCAGCGAATCCTCTACCAAATCTTCCAGCTATGCCTCCCAGGCAGGGAAGACCAGTGAAGAAGCCCAGGAGCTCAACAACATGGCTCTGGAAGGCGTGGAGCAGTTTGTTGCAGAGATCTTCAAACTCGGAAACATTGTCCATTCCCTTGATGATGCCGTTAACAACATCGGAGCCGTTACCGGAAAAATCAAATCTATTGCTGACCAGACTAACCTCCTTGCTCTGAATGCAGCCATTGAAGCAGCAAGAGCCGGGGAATACGGCAGGGGTTTTGCAGTTGTTGCCGATGAGGTTCGGAAACTTGCTGCCGATTCGAGGAAGAGCACTGACGAGATAAATGAAATCGTCACAAACGTCCAGAAAGAGACCAAGAAAGTGACTGAAGCTATAAATGCTGCCGACATCCAGGCTAAAACCGGAAGTAAGAACATTAAACAGGCTTTGAATAAGAGCCATGAGATTGCCGCTGCAGTTGCCACTATAAACTCCATGCTTCTTGAACTGGATAAGCTTGCAGATGACGGTCTGAACAAGATTGATAACATTGAGAAGAGCATCAGTGAAGCGGCATCCACTGCTGAGGAAAATGCAGCGAGCAGTGAAGAAACCTCTGCAGCTATCGAGGAACAGACCGCTGCCATGCAACAGGTAAGCACTTCGGTACAGAACGTGAGCGAGCTTGCCCAGAAAACCGTCGATGCTCTCATTGAAAACTTCAAGGTGTCGGGGGAGCAGACAAACAATCAACCTTCTTTTGGAAAGCCACAGCATTTTGACAGGAAGAAGAGTACGAGAATGTACTGA
- a CDS encoding ATPase domain-containing protein yields MEGRTGEGALFKNELFYEEVFSDLKEEEKALLEFISSGNLEIDRKLEGGVPVGSLCLLEGGNDSGKSIFLQQIMWGALNQDKRVLALATEKTSKELLNQMESLKHGISDYFIIGRAKIFEINAGYVEENPQLSESLLQVLLECIKRCKEELILIDSLTIFAVNASENAVLNFFTECVKLCDNGKTILISVHGYAFSQSVLYRLRSVCSVCLELRIEQVGDQWIKTMEIQKLRGARKTRGNLLSFDVDSKFGLKIIPVSKVKA; encoded by the coding sequence ATGGAAGGAAGGACGGGCGAAGGAGCACTGTTTAAGAATGAGTTGTTCTACGAAGAAGTATTCAGCGACCTGAAAGAGGAAGAAAAAGCATTACTGGAGTTCATATCTTCCGGAAATCTGGAAATAGACAGGAAACTGGAAGGGGGAGTGCCCGTAGGTTCGCTCTGCCTGCTAGAAGGTGGAAACGACAGTGGGAAGTCTATTTTTCTGCAGCAGATAATGTGGGGAGCTTTGAACCAGGATAAAAGAGTCCTTGCTTTAGCAACGGAAAAGACCTCAAAAGAACTTCTAAACCAGATGGAGAGCCTGAAACATGGGATTTCGGACTACTTCATAATAGGCAGGGCAAAAATCTTTGAAATTAATGCAGGCTATGTCGAGGAAAATCCCCAGCTGAGTGAGAGCCTGCTTCAGGTGTTGCTGGAATGCATTAAAAGATGTAAAGAAGAATTGATTCTTATAGATTCCCTGACGATCTTTGCAGTGAATGCTTCGGAAAACGCAGTATTAAACTTCTTTACCGAATGCGTAAAGCTGTGCGATAATGGAAAGACCATTCTTATCAGCGTGCACGGGTATGCATTTTCCCAGTCCGTGCTTTACAGGCTGAGGTCAGTTTGCAGTGTCTGCCTTGAACTTCGGATAGAGCAGGTGGGGGACCAGTGGATAAAGACTATGGAAATTCAGAAACTGAGAGGTGCCAGGAAAACTAGAGGAAATTTGCTGAGTTTTGATGTGGACAGTAAGTTCGGACTGAAGATCATTCCTGTTTCAAAGGTAAAAGCCTGA
- a CDS encoding archaellin/type IV pilin N-terminal domain-containing protein: protein MKGIFSIFRKDDKAFTGLESAIVLTAFVVVAAVFSYVVLGAGFTTSDTAKKTIDEGVKQTTSSIGLAGDVIVKGTPGDTPSVDNITITLQLTAGQSPIDIGANSTAGMMVIAYSDSALYSPETVWTQTFVGDNDEDDVLEQHEKVQITIEIPEGSKLQSGTVSDVVNTEFRIEVKPKVGAIVPITRVTPPQIDAVMNLK, encoded by the coding sequence ATGAAAGGGATTTTTAGCATCTTTAGAAAAGACGATAAAGCCTTTACAGGGCTAGAATCCGCAATAGTGCTGACAGCTTTTGTAGTGGTGGCAGCAGTTTTCTCCTATGTAGTTCTTGGAGCTGGGTTTACTACCTCTGATACCGCCAAGAAAACCATTGATGAAGGTGTCAAACAGACAACTTCTTCGATTGGACTTGCAGGGGATGTGATTGTAAAAGGTACTCCTGGAGATACCCCTAGTGTAGATAATATAACTATTACCCTTCAATTAACAGCAGGTCAGTCTCCGATAGATATAGGAGCTAACAGTACTGCAGGAATGATGGTCATTGCTTATTCCGACAGCGCTCTCTATAGCCCGGAAACAGTCTGGACTCAGACTTTTGTAGGAGATAATGATGAGGATGATGTACTGGAACAGCACGAAAAAGTTCAAATCACCATCGAGATCCCCGAGGGATCAAAGCTGCAGAGCGGAACCGTAAGTGATGTAGTCAACACAGAATTCAGAATTGAGGTAAAACCGAAGGTCGGTGCAATAGTGCCCATTACCAGAGTTACTCCTCCGCAGATAGATGCTGTAATGAACCTGAAGTAA
- a CDS encoding 2-oxoacid:ferredoxin oxidoreductase subunit beta — protein MPTSEDYKGQVPAWCPGCGNFQILSAVKQALVELGIEPWEVLAVSGIGQSGKLPHYMKCHTFNGLHGRTLPVATAAKLANHSLHVIAVAGDGDCYGEGGNHFLHAIRRNPNITLIVHDNQIYGLTKGQASPTTAKGTRTKVQPSGVPAEPMNPLALAISQDCSFVARGFAGDPEYLKELMKAAITHKGFSLLDILQPCVTFNKVNTFKWYRERVYKLEAEYDPYDRMKAFERVLEWGEKIPNGIFYKKDKDTLEEMFPTIREEPLVRQKFSIEDVKSEIEKFY, from the coding sequence ATGCCTACCTCTGAAGACTATAAAGGCCAGGTCCCTGCCTGGTGCCCTGGGTGCGGAAACTTCCAGATCCTCTCGGCCGTCAAACAGGCACTTGTCGAACTTGGCATAGAGCCTTGGGAAGTCCTCGCGGTTTCGGGAATCGGACAGAGTGGAAAACTACCCCACTACATGAAGTGCCACACCTTCAACGGGCTGCATGGAAGGACTCTTCCTGTTGCCACGGCTGCAAAACTTGCCAACCATTCCCTGCACGTAATTGCAGTTGCCGGGGACGGGGACTGTTACGGGGAAGGGGGAAACCACTTCCTGCATGCTATCCGCCGAAACCCGAACATTACCCTTATAGTGCATGACAACCAGATCTACGGGCTTACCAAGGGACAGGCTTCGCCTACAACAGCCAAAGGAACCCGCACAAAAGTCCAGCCTTCAGGTGTCCCTGCCGAGCCTATGAACCCCCTTGCTCTGGCAATTTCACAGGACTGCAGTTTCGTAGCCAGGGGATTTGCAGGAGACCCGGAGTATCTCAAAGAGCTGATGAAGGCTGCCATAACGCACAAGGGCTTTTCCCTTCTGGACATTCTTCAGCCCTGTGTCACTTTTAACAAGGTGAATACTTTCAAGTGGTATCGGGAGAGAGTTTACAAACTCGAAGCCGAATACGACCCTTACGACCGCATGAAAGCCTTCGAAAGGGTTCTTGAATGGGGAGAAAAGATTCCAAACGGCATCTTTTACAAAAAAGATAAAGATACCCTGGAGGAAATGTTCCCGACAATTCGTGAAGAACCTCTTGTGAGGCAAAAGTTTTCAATCGAAGACGTAAAGTCCGAGATTGAGAAATTTTATTAA
- the hmgA gene encoding hydroxymethylglutaryl-CoA reductase (NADPH), with translation MFLNDYELGEEEKLLLQKVLDGDIAFRKIEEFAEPLTAVKIRRLAIQEYAKLEFEHIQNFSLDVEIVTKRNIENMIGAVQIPLGTAGLLKVNGEYADAEYYIPLATTEGALVASVNRGCSVITKSGGANVRVFEDEMTRAPVFKLESLDRAKKFYEWVKRPEIFEQMKEVAEKTTRFGKLVSVKPFVTGTYVYLRFSYDTKDAMGMNMVTIATDAVMHLIEDEFGAHPITLSSNMCTDKKPASISTILGRGKTVVAEVTIPEEIVKETLKCTPESMFEVNYSKNLLGSARAGAMGFNAHAANVIAALYLACGQDAAHVVEGSTAITSMELTKYGEIHCSVTLPALPVGTVGGGTGLGTQRDCLNILGVAGAGDEPGINSLKFAEIVASAVLAGEISLIGAQAAGHLARAHAQLGRGKF, from the coding sequence ATGTTTTTAAATGATTATGAACTTGGTGAGGAAGAAAAGCTTCTTTTACAGAAGGTTCTTGATGGAGATATAGCCTTTCGTAAGATCGAAGAGTTTGCAGAGCCGCTAACAGCCGTAAAAATTCGGAGACTTGCTATTCAGGAGTACGCAAAACTCGAATTTGAACACATCCAGAACTTCTCTTTAGATGTAGAAATTGTGACAAAGAGAAACATTGAAAACATGATAGGAGCAGTTCAGATCCCTCTGGGGACTGCCGGCCTTCTGAAAGTAAACGGGGAATATGCAGACGCCGAATACTATATCCCTCTGGCTACAACGGAAGGAGCCCTTGTTGCCAGTGTAAACCGCGGATGTTCGGTCATCACAAAGTCAGGCGGGGCAAATGTCAGAGTGTTTGAAGATGAAATGACCAGAGCTCCGGTCTTCAAGCTTGAAAGCCTTGACAGAGCCAAGAAATTTTATGAATGGGTAAAGCGTCCCGAGATTTTCGAGCAGATGAAAGAGGTTGCTGAAAAGACGACCAGGTTTGGCAAGCTGGTTTCGGTAAAGCCTTTCGTTACCGGGACGTATGTCTATCTCCGGTTTTCCTATGACACAAAAGATGCGATGGGCATGAATATGGTGACCATAGCCACTGATGCGGTGATGCACCTCATAGAAGACGAATTTGGCGCGCATCCCATTACCCTTTCGAGCAATATGTGCACAGACAAAAAACCTGCGTCCATAAGTACCATTCTCGGGAGAGGAAAGACCGTGGTTGCCGAAGTAACTATCCCTGAAGAGATAGTCAAGGAGACTCTCAAGTGTACCCCTGAGTCAATGTTTGAAGTGAATTACAGTAAAAACCTGCTTGGTTCGGCAAGAGCCGGAGCCATGGGATTTAATGCCCATGCTGCAAACGTCATCGCTGCTCTTTACCTTGCCTGCGGGCAGGACGCTGCCCACGTCGTTGAAGGCAGCACCGCAATTACGAGTATGGAACTTACAAAATACGGGGAGATACACTGCTCGGTCACCCTGCCAGCTCTTCCTGTCGGCACGGTGGGCGGAGGCACCGGCCTTGGAACCCAGAGGGATTGCCTCAATATCCTTGGGGTGGCAGGAGCAGGAGACGAGCCCGGCATAAACTCGCTAAAGTTTGCAGAAATCGTGGCCTCTGCAGTACTTGCAGGGGAGATTTCCCTTATAGGGGCACAGGCAGCCGGACACCTGGCACGCGCACATGCACAACTCGGACGCGGAAAGTTCTGA
- a CDS encoding 2-oxoacid:acceptor oxidoreductase subunit alpha encodes MTGTLKHKGSLEVKFLDYTLRIGGEAGQGLQTIGGALAKIFSRKGYYVFTHQDYMSRVRGGHNFYQIRFSDRKVSASRDMVDILLALDLNTIEIHKESVRNDGFILYDSETIKKKFERPEFIDVPFKKIALDVGKSSIMANTVATGAVLGLLDLGLENLNEILKSTFKKKGEEVIGKNLACAEAGYNYSLSNCPRCEGVEIMEPEEKKLMLIDGVQAIGLGALMSGCKFYSAYPMTPSTGILNYLASKAEEHGLVVEQAEDEISAVNMAIGASFTGVRAMTGSSGGGFALMVEGLSLAGMTETPLVIAEIQRPGPATGLPTRTEQADLLFILYAGHGEFPKVIFEPGTPKQAFYLTNRAFELAEKYQIPVFIQSDQYLGDSEWTFENFDFEHLIYNDYRLRKKDLEGVEEYKRYKYSDTGISLLAVPGEAGKHLVVADSDEHDEEGHIIEDDETRIKMVRKRLLKKLPLIKKEIEAPLLYGDPSPEIVLVGHGSTYGVIKEVVDILSRDRKIAMMHFSQVYPLPERDRSDYIELLEKAKLTISIENNATGQFSKLVRAETGFDFTHQILKYDGRPFSIENLKEEVDAYL; translated from the coding sequence TTGACTGGAACTCTAAAACACAAAGGAAGTTTGGAGGTAAAGTTTCTGGACTATACACTTCGAATAGGGGGAGAGGCAGGACAGGGGCTGCAGACAATAGGAGGAGCCCTTGCAAAAATCTTTTCCCGAAAAGGATACTATGTATTTACACACCAGGATTACATGTCCAGGGTGCGCGGCGGACATAATTTCTACCAGATTCGCTTTTCCGATCGGAAGGTATCGGCCTCCAGGGATATGGTCGACATTCTTCTCGCCCTGGACCTGAACACGATCGAAATTCACAAAGAAAGTGTAAGAAATGACGGATTTATCCTGTATGACTCCGAGACCATAAAGAAGAAGTTTGAAAGGCCTGAGTTTATAGATGTTCCCTTCAAGAAAATAGCCCTGGATGTCGGGAAAAGCAGTATCATGGCAAATACCGTGGCAACCGGGGCAGTACTTGGCCTGCTTGACCTGGGGCTTGAGAACCTGAATGAAATCCTGAAAAGCACTTTCAAGAAAAAAGGAGAAGAAGTAATTGGGAAAAACCTAGCCTGTGCCGAGGCAGGCTACAATTACTCACTCTCAAACTGCCCCCGCTGCGAGGGCGTTGAAATCATGGAGCCGGAAGAAAAAAAACTCATGCTCATAGATGGGGTTCAGGCTATAGGGCTGGGAGCTCTCATGTCCGGCTGCAAATTCTATTCTGCCTATCCCATGACGCCTTCAACAGGGATTCTGAATTACCTTGCTTCAAAAGCTGAAGAACACGGCCTTGTCGTAGAACAGGCTGAAGACGAAATTTCAGCCGTTAACATGGCAATAGGAGCCTCTTTTACAGGCGTAAGGGCAATGACCGGAAGTTCGGGAGGGGGGTTTGCCCTGATGGTGGAAGGGCTCTCCCTGGCAGGGATGACCGAAACACCTCTCGTGATTGCCGAAATACAGCGCCCGGGACCTGCTACGGGTTTACCCACCCGCACCGAGCAGGCAGATTTGCTTTTCATCCTGTACGCAGGGCACGGCGAGTTCCCAAAGGTTATCTTTGAGCCGGGGACTCCAAAACAGGCTTTCTATCTCACGAACAGGGCTTTCGAACTTGCTGAAAAGTACCAGATTCCGGTATTTATCCAGTCCGACCAGTATCTTGGAGACTCGGAGTGGACTTTTGAAAACTTCGATTTCGAGCACCTGATCTATAATGATTACCGGTTGAGAAAAAAAGATCTGGAAGGGGTAGAGGAGTACAAACGCTACAAATATTCGGATACAGGTATCTCCCTGCTTGCAGTCCCCGGAGAAGCAGGGAAACATCTGGTAGTGGCAGACAGTGACGAACATGATGAAGAAGGGCACATCATAGAAGACGACGAAACCCGCATTAAAATGGTCCGGAAAAGGCTGCTGAAAAAACTGCCACTGATAAAAAAAGAAATCGAAGCCCCGCTTCTGTACGGAGACCCCTCTCCGGAAATAGTGCTTGTGGGACACGGCTCGACATACGGGGTGATAAAAGAGGTGGTGGACATCCTCTCCAGAGACAGGAAAATTGCCATGATGCACTTCAGCCAGGTCTACCCGCTCCCCGAACGGGACAGATCGGATTACATCGAGCTTCTTGAAAAGGCAAAGCTTACCATCTCCATCGAAAATAACGCCACAGGACAGTTTTCAAAACTCGTAAGGGCCGAAACAGGCTTTGATTTTACCCATCAGATCTTAAAGTACGATGGAAGACCTTTTAGTATTGAAAACCTGAAGGAGGAAGTAGATGCCTACCTCTGA
- a CDS encoding DsrE family protein has protein sequence MTKVEKVLLLLKNMVYESTSPQETLKFAKYYRSKGLDVLVILWGPMGVLLAKKDKTRGSPKYDASVQECIEMGVEFRCCQLASDMIGLKKEELIPGIEFICSKDVAELFLTYREENQLIINF, from the coding sequence ATGACAAAAGTCGAAAAGGTATTACTGCTGCTCAAAAACATGGTGTACGAAAGCACCAGCCCGCAGGAAACTCTCAAGTTCGCGAAGTATTATAGAAGTAAAGGGCTCGACGTTCTGGTTATTCTGTGGGGACCTATGGGAGTGTTGCTTGCAAAGAAAGATAAAACGAGAGGGTCACCCAAGTACGATGCTTCAGTCCAGGAATGCATAGAAATGGGAGTAGAATTCCGATGCTGTCAGCTTGCCTCAGATATGATCGGCCTTAAGAAGGAAGAATTAATCCCGGGGATTGAGTTTATCTGCTCAAAAGATGTGGCTGAACTTTTTCTGACGTACAGAGAGGAAAACCAGTTGATTATAAACTTCTGA
- a CDS encoding chemotaxis protein CheW: MSYHSQIVNVDNTIQVIVFNLGEERYGVEISQVKEIILPTQITRIPNMPDFVEGVLNLRGQIAAIINLRNRLGKEPKKNDENTRIIVVEYNNATIGMMVDSVSEVRYLSSQNIEEIPRFLALRADSRFLKGVGKLEDGLLTLMDLKELFSEDELKEIRG, encoded by the coding sequence ATGAGCTATCATAGTCAGATTGTAAATGTGGATAATACTATTCAGGTGATTGTTTTCAATCTTGGTGAAGAAAGATATGGAGTTGAAATTTCCCAGGTAAAGGAAATTATCCTGCCAACTCAAATTACCAGAATTCCGAACATGCCTGACTTTGTAGAAGGAGTCCTGAACCTCAGGGGGCAAATCGCAGCCATTATCAATCTCAGGAACAGACTTGGTAAGGAACCGAAGAAAAACGATGAAAATACCCGGATTATTGTTGTTGAATACAATAATGCAACCATTGGGATGATGGTTGACAGCGTTAGCGAAGTCAGATATCTCTCTTCCCAGAATATCGAAGAAATCCCCAGGTTTTTGGCTTTGAGAGCCGATTCCAGGTTTTTAAAAGGTGTGGGAAAACTTGAAGACGGGCTTCTCACCCTGATGGATCTTAAGGAGTTGTTCAGCGAAGACGAGCTGAAGGAGATCAGGGGATGA